TCTTTGGTAATTTTCAGCCATTCTTACCGAATTGATAAAAAAATCAAGCCAATAATGCGTAATATTTTCATTTCTAAAGCCAACAAGTTCTGGCGCAGCCATTGTCGCATGATCTCCCATAACAGCAATCACGGTGTTGTCAAACCAATCCTGTAATTTTGCCCACTTAATAAAGTTATCCAATTGGTGTGAAGAACATCTCGTTATAGCCGGCAACTGTTCTGATTCTGGAAGATTCTCGGGTATTCCACATGTTGAATCAACAATGCCAAATGGTGTATGCGTATTGACAGTAAAAAACCAAATTGCCCAAGGTTTTTCTTGCTTTGTCATTCTATTGATATGTTCCTTGACCAACTCATAATGCACCGAATCTTTGACGCCCCACTTAGATATAGCGCTCTCTTTTATCCTTGATTTATCCTTCAAATACTCCATAAAACCGAATGCCTGAGGAGAGGAATGAGATTTCAAAAATACATCCATCCCCGAAAATTTTATGTTAGCACCCTTAGATACAACAACATTATAACCATTACTAATAAGAATGTCCGTCAAACACGCTGTTCCCGGAAGAAACTCTTCTAACGGTTTACCGCTACTTATAAAAGATGGAGGGAACATCAACGGAATACCACATGTTTTTGCAACCGCATCAGCCATCGTCCACCCCATCCCTGCAACTTGAGTTCCTCCCGGAATAAAACTTTGTTCTTTTTTTATATACTCAGTAATTTCTGGAATAAAATTTTCAGAAAGATTGCCCCCATTAGCGGAGTCTTGGAAATTATATTCCATTGACTCAAGAAAAACCAAAATTAGATTTTTTTTCTCTTTAAAAGCTATATGCACAGAATCAGGATTCACATATTCCTTTATATAAAAATCAGAATGTCCTGGCGGAACAAGAGAGTCTTTCCATTTGACATAATAATCTATAACAGGAATATCCGAGCAAACGACCTTTGCAAGTACGATAACGGACACAACATTCAAAACGACCAGCACTTTTCTAAAAGATAGTTGAGAACAAATTTTAAGAAAGTTCTTCTTGCGGCAGTATGCAAAAAAAAATGACAAAACGATGGCTAGTAGCACAATAAAAAGACTCAATACCAAAGAGTCCTTTAAAGCATCCAACACCAAGGATATAGCAAAGTCTCTAGATCCATCAACATTTTGAGTCAATGTAAACATCACCGCATCTGTATTTTCTAGCGGGAATGTCGCTGTCAAAACAGGAATAATCTTTATGCAAAAGATTATCACAACAAGAAACAACATATAAAATGAACATATCATAAAATTCACCATTAATCATCATCCTAACAATAATTATCTACACATCAAAAAATGGTCATAATCATAAAAAAGAACATAATAAAAAAAGAGGCGAGAAAAAACTCACCTCTTTTGAAAAGAACATCACATGGACTTACTTTATGAGCTTATCAAAAGCAGGAGTCAATGCACGACAAGCAGCAGTCATAGAAGTACCAGCCTGCGTATGGACTTCACCAGCTTTAGTAGAGGTTTCGCCTTCTACAGTAGCAGTCAGTGCCCAAAGGCCAGTGGTAGCCGGGCAATCATCCAATTTGTGGAGAGCCTTTGCCTGCCAAGTTCCAGTAGTGCCGGAAACGCCACCAGTATATTCAAATTCATTGGAGGTGTACTTGCCACTATTGGACTTCGAACCCGGGGCGGTGTAACCAATCTGGCCCCAGTCACCAACCTTGTAGTTTTCAGAGCCATAGGCTTCCATAAGATTGATCCAGGTACCGGCGGCAGTCGGAACTTCCGAAGCCTTGGACTTGGCGATCATGCCGAACAGTTTCGGCACAGCGACGGC
This genomic interval from uncultured Fibrobacter sp. contains the following:
- a CDS encoding sulfatase-like hydrolase/transferase; the encoded protein is MTATFPLENTDAVMFTLTQNVDGSRDFAISLVLDALKDSLVLSLFIVLLAIVLSFFFAYCRKKNFLKICSQLSFRKVLVVLNVVSVIVLAKVVCSDIPVIDYYVKWKDSLVPPGHSDFYIKEYVNPDSVHIAFKEKKNLILVFLESMEYNFQDSANGGNLSENFIPEITEYIKKEQSFIPGGTQVAGMGWTMADAVAKTCGIPLMFPPSFISSGKPLEEFLPGTACLTDILISNGYNVVVSKGANIKFSGMDVFLKSHSSPQAFGFMEYLKDKSRIKESAISKWGVKDSVHYELVKEHINRMTKQEKPWAIWFFTVNTHTPFGIVDSTCGIPENLPESEQLPAITRCSSHQLDNFIKWAKLQDWFDNTVIAVMGDHATMAAPELVGFRNENITHYWLDFFINSVRMAENYQRRFTSLDMFPTVLDAMGAEIPNGALGLGRSLYSSAPTLLEKYGKDSIDKALDTRSVEYDYFLFFHR
- a CDS encoding type II secretion system protein, translating into MKKQGFTLIELMVVIVIMGILAAVAVPKLFGMIAKSKASEVPTAAGTWINLMEAYGSENYKVGDWGQIGYTAPGSKSNSGKYTSNEFEYTGGVSGTTGTWQAKALHKLDDCPATTGLWALTATVEGETSTKAGEVHTQAGTSMTAACRALTPAFDKLIK